In Procambarus clarkii isolate CNS0578487 chromosome 58, FALCON_Pclarkii_2.0, whole genome shotgun sequence, one genomic interval encodes:
- the LOC123749212 gene encoding uncharacterized protein: MQTTLTVSALLLAVVTGSPLQGSSLQLTSTPTQDTNLAPIYTSDEELDPYLVHDEGREPSLNSGEVGLSHERRKRQTTVSGSANTEHRGGGARRDSASINLGHTFDKHTIQGGLSVDHTKVPGLGSERNVGANLGYEFKPNKQTSITAGFQHSRGGGGRSNSFGLGFSHTFGRKRRATENL, encoded by the exons ATGCAGACAACACTCACAGTGAGCGCCCTGCTCCTAGCAGTGGTGACAGGCAGCCCCCTCCAGGGCTCGTCGCTGCAGCTCACCAGCACACCAACACAAGATACCAATCTGGCGCCAATTTACACGTCGGACGAGGAGCTTGATCCATATTTGGTGCATGACGAGGGACGAGAACCGTCCCTAAACTCTGGTGAAGTTGGTTTGAGTCATGAACGAAGAAAGCGACAGACCACAGTATCCGGATCCGCCAACACTGAACACCGGGGTGGTGG GGCTCGGCGAGACAGCGCTAGCATCAACTTGGGTCACACCTTCGACAAACACACAATCCAAGGCGGCCTCAGTGTTGACCACACCAAAGTTCCCGG CCTTGGGAGCGAGAGGAACGTGGGAGCCAATTTGGGTTACGAGTTCAAGCCCAACAAACAGACCTCCATCACCGCCGGTTTTCAACACTCCCGGGGTGGAGGCGGCAG GTCCAACAGTTTTGGACTTGGTTTCAGTCACACGTTCGGCCGGAAGAGGAGAGCCACAGAGAACTTGTAA
- the LOC123749210 gene encoding protein roadkill-like: MLPEPIQRGRYTHLAPSSSSTHLHRHHPPSLTFTVIILQHSPSPSSSSSTHLHRHHPQALTFTVIILKHSPSPSSSSSTHLHCHHHPALTFTVIILQHSPSPSSSSSTHLHRHHPPALTFTVIILQHSPSPSSSSSTQLHRHHPPALTFTVIILQHSLSPSSSSSTHLHRHHPPALTFTVIILQHSPSPSSSSSTHLHRHHPPVLTFTVIILQHSPSPSSSSSTHLHLHRHHPPALTFTVIILQHSPSPSSSSSTHLHLHRHHPPALTFTVIILQYSPSPSSSSSTHLHRHHPPALRPSPAFRISSV; this comes from the coding sequence ATGCTTCCAGAACCAATACAAAGAGGTCGGTACACTCACCTTGCCCCGTCATCCTCCAGCACTCACCTTCACCGTCATCATCCTCCATCACTCACCTTCACCGTCATCATCCTCCAGCACTCACCTTCACCGTCATCATCCTCCAGCACTCACCTTCACCGTCATCATCCTCAAGCACTCACCTTCACCGTCATCATCCTCAAGCACTCACCTTCACCGTCATCATCCTCCAGCACTCACCTTCACTGTCATCATCATCCAGCACTCACCTTCACCGTCATCATCCTCCAGCACTCACCTTCACCGTCATCATCCTCCAGCACTCATCTTCACCGTCATCATCCTCCAGCACTCACCTTCACCGTCATCATCCTCCAGCACTCACCTTCACCGTCATCATCCTCCAGCACTCAGCTTCACCGTCATCATCCTCCAGCACTCACCTTCACCGTCATCATCCTCCAGCACTCACTTTCACCGTCATCATCCTCCAGCACTCACCTTCACCGTCATCATCCTCCAGCACTCACCTTCACCGTCATCATCCTCCAGCACTCACCTTCACCGTCATCATCCTCCAGCACTCACCTTCACCGTCATCATCCTCCAGTACTCACCTTCACCGTCATCATCCTCCAGCACTCACCTTCACCGTCATCATCCTCCAGCACTCACCTTCACCTTCACCGTCATCATCCTCCAGCACTCACCTTCACCGTCATCATCCTCCAGCACTCACCTTCACCGTCATCATCCTCCAGCACTCACCTTCACCTTCACCGTCATCATCCTCCAGCACTCACCTTCACCGTCATCATCCTCCAGTACTCACCTTCACCGTCATCATCCTCCAGCACTCACCTTCACCGTCATCATCCTCCAGCACTCCGCCCTTCTCCCGCCTTCAGAATATCATCAGTCTAG
- the LOC123749211 gene encoding uncharacterized protein, producing the protein MQTTLTVSALLLAVVTGSPLQGSSLQLTNTPTQDTNLAPIYTSDEELDSYLVQDEGREPSLNSGEDGLSHERRKRQTTVSGSANTEHLGGGARRDSASINLGHTFDKHTIQGGLSVDRTKVPGLGSERNVGANLGYEFKPNKQTSFTAGFQHSRGGGRRSNNFGVGFSHTFGRKRRSTENL; encoded by the exons ATGCAGACAACACTCACAGTGAGCGCCCTGCTCCTAGCAGTGGTGACAGGCAGCCCCCTCCAGGGCTCGTCACTGCAgctcaccaacacaccaacacaagaTACCAATCTGGCGCCAATTTACACGTCGGACGAGGAGCTTGATTCATATTTGGTGCAAGACGAGGGACGAGAACCGTCCCTAAACTCTGGTGAAGATGGTTTGAGTCATGAACGAAGAAAGCGACAGACCACAGTATCCGGATCCGCCAACACTGAACACCTGGGTGGTGG GGCTCGGCGAGACAGCGCTAGCATCAACTTGGGTCACACCTTCGACAAACACACAATCCAAGGCGGCCTCAGTGTTGACCGCACCAAAGTTCCCGG CCTTGGGAGCGAGAGGAACGTGGGAGCCAATTTGGGTTACGAGTTCAAGCCCAACAAACAGACCTCCTTCACCGCCGGTTTTCAACACTCCCGGGGTGGAGGCCGCAG ATCCAACAATTTTGGAGTTGGTTTCAGTCACACGTTCGGCCGGAAGAGGAGATCCACAGAGAACTTGTAA
- the LOC123765982 gene encoding uncharacterized protein → MNEESDRPQYPDPPTLNAWVVGLCETALPSTWVTPSTHTIQGGLSVDRTKVPGLGSERNVGASLSYVYKPNKQTSFTAGVQHSRGGGGRSNSFGLGFSHTFDRKRRATENL, encoded by the exons ATGAACGAAGAAAGCGACAGACCACAGTATCCGGATCCGCCAACACTGAACGCCTGGGTGGTGG GGCTCTGCGAGACAGCGCTACCATCAACTTGGGTCACACCTTCGACACACACAATCCAAGGCGGCCTCAGTGTTGACCGCACCAAAGTTCCCGG CCTTGGGAGCGAGAGGAACGTGGGAGCCAGTTTGAGTTACGTGTATAAGCCCAACAAACAGACCTCCTTCACCGCCGGTGTTCAACACTCCCGGGGTGGAGGCGGCAG GTCCAACAGTTTTGGACTTGGTTTCAGTCACACGTTCGACCGGAAGAGGAGAGCCACAGAGAACTTGTAA